One segment of Panicum virgatum strain AP13 chromosome 1K, P.virgatum_v5, whole genome shotgun sequence DNA contains the following:
- the LOC120681320 gene encoding calcium-dependent mitochondrial ATP-magnesium/phosphate carrier protein 2-like isoform X2 → MFAGIEIGDEELARFVEHVDKDNDGIITFEEWRDFLLLYPHEATIENIYHHWERVCLVDIGEQAAIPEGISKHVSASKYLIAGGIAGAASRTATAPLDRLKVNIQVQTNRTTVAHAVKSIWRDGGLVGFFRGNGLNVVKVAPESAIRFYTYEMLKEYIMKSKGEDKSDIGTSGRLMAGGLAGAVAQTAIYPIDLVKTRLQTYEGGRIPSLGALSRDIWIHEGPRAFYRGLVPSLLGMVPYAGIDLTVYETLKEMSKTYILKDSDPGPLVQLGCGTVSGALGATCVYPLQVIRTRMQAQSANSEDPYRGMTDCFRRTLRREGFSGFYKGLVPNLLKVVPAASITYLVYETMKKSLSLD, encoded by the exons ATGTTTGCAGGTATAGAAATTGGTGATGAAGAGCTTGCAAGATTCGTGGAGCATGTGGATAAGGACAATGATGGTATTATTACTTTTGAGGAATGGAGAGATTTTCTTTTGCTTTACCCTCATGAAGCTACCATTGAAAACATTTATCATCACTGGGAAAGAGTCTGCCTTGTAGATATAGGTGAGCAGGCTGCTATACCAGAAGGAATAAGTAAACATGTGAGTGCAAGCAAATATCTGATTGCAGGAGGGATTGCTGGTGCAGCATCTCGTACTGCAACGGCACCTCTTGATCGCCTCAAAGTTAATATCCAAGTGCAAACAAACCGTACTACAGTTGCACATGCAGTTAAGAGTATATGGAGAGATGGCGGTCTAGTGGGCTTTTTCAGAGGGAATGGATTGAATGTGGTAAAAGTTGCTCCAGAAAGTGCTATAAGGTTCTACACCTACGAAATGCTTAAAGAATACATAATGAAAAGTAAAGGAGAAGATAAGAGTGACATTGGTACCTCTGGACGTCTCATGGCTGGTGGGTTGGCTGGTGCTGTCGCCCAGACAGCGATTTATCCCATTGATTTAGTGAAGACTCGTCTACAGACTTATGAAGGAGGCAGGATTCCTAGCCTTGGTGCACTATCAAGGGATATATGGATACATGAAGGTCCCCGAGCGTTCTACAGAGGCCTTGTTCCATCATTGCTTGGTATGGTCCCTTACGCTGGAATTGATCTTACTGTTTATGAGACACTAAAAGAAATGTCCAAGACATATATCCTCAAGGACAGCG ATCCTGGCCCTTTAGTACAGTTGGGCTGTGGAACAGTCTCCGGAGCTCTAGGAGCAACATGTGTTTACCCTTTACAAGTCATCAGAACAAG AATGCAAGCTCAGTCAGCCAATTCAGAGGATCCATATAGAGGAATGACTGATTGCTTTCGGAGAACATTACGGCGTGAAGGATTTTCTGGATTTTACAAAGGGCTTGTACCAAATCTTCTTAAAGTGGTGCCAGCTGCAAGTATTACCTATCTTGTTTATGAGACGATGAAGAAAAGTCTCTCCCTAGATTAA
- the LOC120681320 gene encoding calcium-dependent mitochondrial ATP-magnesium/phosphate carrier protein 2-like isoform X1 codes for MSGAAVQAVEPRPAAAASAGPTAAAPQPAAAAARGGCGGPARAAATMEHVRLALRETEAEREARIRAVFASFDAAGRGHLDHAQIAAGLAKLRVPAPEGEPGPGAGAEEDYARALLRACDRDRDGRVGYDDFRRYMDDKELELYRIFQAIDIEHNGCILPEELWHALVKAGIEIGDEELARFVEHVDKDNDGIITFEEWRDFLLLYPHEATIENIYHHWERVCLVDIGEQAAIPEGISKHVSASKYLIAGGIAGAASRTATAPLDRLKVNIQVQTNRTTVAHAVKSIWRDGGLVGFFRGNGLNVVKVAPESAIRFYTYEMLKEYIMKSKGEDKSDIGTSGRLMAGGLAGAVAQTAIYPIDLVKTRLQTYEGGRIPSLGALSRDIWIHEGPRAFYRGLVPSLLGMVPYAGIDLTVYETLKEMSKTYILKDSDPGPLVQLGCGTVSGALGATCVYPLQVIRTRMQAQSANSEDPYRGMTDCFRRTLRREGFSGFYKGLVPNLLKVVPAASITYLVYETMKKSLSLD; via the exons ATGTCCGGCGCGGCGGTCCAGGCGGTGGAGCCCCGCCCGGCGGCTGCAGCTTCTGCCGGacccacggccgccgcgccccagccggcggcggcggcggcgaggggagggtGCGGGGgcccggcgcgggcggcggcgacgatggaGCACGTGCGGCTGGCGCTGCGGGAGACGGAGGCGGAGCGGGAGGCGCGGATCCGCGCCGTCTTCGCCTCCTTCGACGCCGCGGGGCGGGGCCACCTCGACCACGCGCAGATCGCCGCGGGGCTCGCCAAGCTGCGGGTCCCCGCCCCCGAGGGGGAGCCCGGGCCGGGGGCCGGGGCCGAGGAGGACTACGCGCGCGCGCTGCTCCGCGCCTgcgaccgcgaccgcgacggccGGGTCGGGTACGACGACTTCCGGCGCTACATGGACGACAAGGAGCTCGAGCTCTACCGCATCTTCCAGGCCATCGACATCGAGCACAACGGCTGCATCCTGCCCGAGGAGCTCTGGCACGCGCTCGTCAAGGCTG GTATAGAAATTGGTGATGAAGAGCTTGCAAGATTCGTGGAGCATGTGGATAAGGACAATGATGGTATTATTACTTTTGAGGAATGGAGAGATTTTCTTTTGCTTTACCCTCATGAAGCTACCATTGAAAACATTTATCATCACTGGGAAAGAGTCTGCCTTGTAGATATAGGTGAGCAGGCTGCTATACCAGAAGGAATAAGTAAACATGTGAGTGCAAGCAAATATCTGATTGCAGGAGGGATTGCTGGTGCAGCATCTCGTACTGCAACGGCACCTCTTGATCGCCTCAAAGTTAATATCCAAGTGCAAACAAACCGTACTACAGTTGCACATGCAGTTAAGAGTATATGGAGAGATGGCGGTCTAGTGGGCTTTTTCAGAGGGAATGGATTGAATGTGGTAAAAGTTGCTCCAGAAAGTGCTATAAGGTTCTACACCTACGAAATGCTTAAAGAATACATAATGAAAAGTAAAGGAGAAGATAAGAGTGACATTGGTACCTCTGGACGTCTCATGGCTGGTGGGTTGGCTGGTGCTGTCGCCCAGACAGCGATTTATCCCATTGATTTAGTGAAGACTCGTCTACAGACTTATGAAGGAGGCAGGATTCCTAGCCTTGGTGCACTATCAAGGGATATATGGATACATGAAGGTCCCCGAGCGTTCTACAGAGGCCTTGTTCCATCATTGCTTGGTATGGTCCCTTACGCTGGAATTGATCTTACTGTTTATGAGACACTAAAAGAAATGTCCAAGACATATATCCTCAAGGACAGCG ATCCTGGCCCTTTAGTACAGTTGGGCTGTGGAACAGTCTCCGGAGCTCTAGGAGCAACATGTGTTTACCCTTTACAAGTCATCAGAACAAG AATGCAAGCTCAGTCAGCCAATTCAGAGGATCCATATAGAGGAATGACTGATTGCTTTCGGAGAACATTACGGCGTGAAGGATTTTCTGGATTTTACAAAGGGCTTGTACCAAATCTTCTTAAAGTGGTGCCAGCTGCAAGTATTACCTATCTTGTTTATGAGACGATGAAGAAAAGTCTCTCCCTAGATTAA